Proteins from a genomic interval of Nocardioidaceae bacterium:
- the lnt gene encoding apolipoprotein N-acyltransferase, whose translation MTFARACAAVVTGMLLAVSVAPLSLWWAAPLGVAALGLAVWRARLRTAAWLGLLAGLVWFGVAVSWVSRVAFAAWPGLALVEGVYVAVLAVGLAALSRLPAAPWWQAALWATVETVRSSWPLGGFPWLRLAHTTPDSPLSSLLPLLGVVGTSLAVALVGTSLCAVLLAAYARRPRRVLGATVGVVVVAGTSLVTLLLLPVHAAADTGVAGEDLQVALVQGGITAGSSTISSPDIVLDNHVAATLELAAAVDAGELPPLDLVVWPENASDDDPFRDPTVFAAITGAVRAVGAPALTGIVVDRDPASRAAGLRWANRVQVWDAAGEPRGSYDKQHGVPFGEYVPLRDLLTPLFPQLAAVPQDMRPGIRPGVLAVPRVGERAPAGGQAPEEQPRTLPVGVLICFEVADVGLARDAVADGAQVIAVPTNNATYLGTPQLAQQLQIARTTAMATHRPLLIAATNGLTALVDADGEVRTQLPLQDTGVLTAAVKPRADLVPAVAHGLLIDRIVWLVAALGVLLAVMAARLRGRRETSVRSGGEAA comes from the coding sequence GGCGGGCGAGGTTGCGCACGGCCGCCTGGCTGGGACTCCTCGCAGGCCTCGTCTGGTTCGGTGTGGCGGTCTCCTGGGTCTCGCGGGTGGCGTTCGCCGCCTGGCCCGGCCTGGCCCTCGTCGAGGGCGTGTACGTGGCCGTGCTCGCCGTGGGTCTCGCAGCACTCTCGCGCCTGCCGGCCGCTCCGTGGTGGCAGGCCGCGCTGTGGGCGACGGTGGAGACCGTGCGCAGCAGCTGGCCGCTCGGTGGCTTCCCGTGGCTGCGGCTCGCGCACACCACACCCGACAGTCCGCTGTCCTCGCTGCTGCCGCTGCTGGGCGTCGTCGGCACGAGTCTCGCCGTGGCCCTGGTGGGCACCTCGCTGTGCGCGGTGCTGCTCGCGGCGTACGCCCGCCGGCCCCGCCGTGTGCTCGGCGCCACCGTGGGCGTCGTCGTCGTGGCCGGGACGAGTCTCGTGACGCTGCTGCTGCTGCCCGTCCACGCGGCGGCGGACACGGGCGTCGCGGGGGAGGACCTGCAGGTCGCGCTGGTGCAGGGCGGCATCACCGCCGGCTCCTCGACGATCTCCTCACCCGACATCGTGCTGGACAACCACGTGGCCGCCACGCTGGAGCTCGCGGCAGCGGTCGATGCCGGTGAGCTGCCGCCCCTGGACCTGGTGGTGTGGCCGGAGAACGCCTCGGACGACGACCCCTTCCGTGACCCCACGGTGTTCGCCGCCATCACGGGTGCTGTGCGTGCCGTGGGCGCGCCCGCCCTGACCGGCATCGTCGTCGACCGGGACCCGGCCTCCCGAGCTGCGGGACTGCGCTGGGCGAACCGGGTGCAGGTCTGGGACGCCGCGGGGGAGCCCCGCGGGTCCTACGACAAGCAGCACGGCGTGCCGTTCGGGGAGTACGTCCCGCTCCGCGACCTGCTGACGCCGCTGTTCCCCCAGCTGGCGGCGGTGCCGCAGGACATGCGCCCGGGCATCAGACCGGGGGTGCTGGCGGTGCCCCGCGTCGGCGAGCGTGCTCCGGCCGGGGGCCAGGCACCCGAGGAGCAGCCCCGGACCCTCCCCGTCGGCGTGCTGATCTGCTTCGAGGTGGCCGACGTCGGCCTCGCCCGCGACGCGGTGGCCGACGGCGCGCAGGTGATCGCCGTGCCGACGAACAACGCCACGTACCTCGGCACGCCGCAGCTCGCGCAGCAGCTCCAGATCGCCCGCACCACGGCCATGGCGACGCATCGTCCGTTGCTCATCGCCGCCACGAACGGCCTCACCGCGCTGGTCGACGCCGACGGCGAGGTGCGTACGCAGCTGCCCCTGCAGGACACCGGCGTGCTGACCGCGGCGGTGAAGCCTCGCGCGGACCTCGTGCCCGCGGTCGCGCACGGGCTCCTCATCGACCGGATCGTGTGGCTCGTGGCCGCTCTCGGTGTGCTGCTCGCCGTCATGGCTGCGCGGCTGCGGGGCCGCCGGGAGACGTCCGTCCGGTCCGGCGGTGAGGCGGCGTGA
- a CDS encoding polyprenol monophosphomannose synthase — MTPAFADPDAGPGSGPGSVVVVVPTYDERESLPPLLDRIEALELAVEVLVVDDGSPDGTGEYADQRAARTPWLHVLHRTTKEGLGAAYLHGFAWALRHGADVVVEMDADGSHQPEQLVRLLAALEHADVVIGSRYVPGGSVEDWPLSRRLLSRGGNLYIRAALGVPLRDSTAGFRAFRRTALETISLEDVESHGYVFQADLARRAIARGLRVVEVPITFVERTRGESKMTADVAWESLRLVTRWGVRARASEAEDRARRAWRRVRGSFSATS, encoded by the coding sequence GTGACCCCGGCCTTCGCGGACCCGGACGCGGGTCCGGGTTCGGGGCCGGGCTCGGTCGTCGTGGTGGTGCCGACGTACGACGAGCGCGAGAGCCTGCCGCCGCTCCTGGACCGCATCGAGGCCCTCGAGCTCGCGGTGGAGGTGCTGGTCGTCGACGACGGCTCACCCGACGGCACCGGGGAGTACGCCGACCAGCGCGCCGCGCGTACGCCCTGGCTCCACGTCTTGCACCGCACGACGAAGGAGGGGCTGGGCGCTGCCTACCTGCACGGGTTCGCCTGGGCCCTGCGCCACGGTGCGGACGTCGTCGTGGAGATGGACGCCGACGGCTCGCACCAGCCGGAGCAGCTCGTCCGGTTGCTGGCGGCTCTCGAGCACGCGGACGTCGTGATCGGCTCGCGCTACGTCCCCGGCGGGAGCGTCGAGGACTGGCCGCTGTCGCGCCGGCTGCTCAGCCGAGGTGGCAACCTCTACATCCGTGCCGCTCTCGGCGTGCCGTTGCGGGACAGCACGGCGGGCTTCCGCGCCTTCCGCCGCACTGCGCTGGAGACCATCTCGCTCGAGGACGTCGAGTCCCACGGCTACGTGTTCCAGGCCGACCTCGCCCGCCGCGCCATCGCGCGCGGTCTGCGGGTCGTGGAGGTGCCGATCACCTTCGTCGAGCGCACCCGGGGCGAGTCCAAGATGACCGCGGACGTCGCCTGGGAGTCCCTGCGGCTGGTCACCCGATGGGGTGTGCGGGCCCGCGCGTCCGAGGCCGAGGACCGTGCGCGGCGGGCGTGGCGCCGCGTGCGGGGGTCGTTCTCGGCCACCTCCTAG
- a CDS encoding FxsA family protein, with amino-acid sequence MSAPGSRRRSAPWGLLLAAFIVVPLIEIYLLVQVGQVIGAGWTILLLVFDSVVGVALVRREGTRAWRDLQATLQAGRAPTTGLADAALLLIGATLLVTPGFLTDAMGLLLVLPVTRPLLRGALARRLSARVQTMGGPAGRFGGVTFGPTAEPGAYGRPGPGRGRTPRDGVVEGVVVESHEDGQDPPEAERPPDATAPRR; translated from the coding sequence ATGTCCGCGCCCGGCTCCCGACGTCGCAGCGCCCCCTGGGGACTGCTGCTCGCGGCGTTCATCGTGGTCCCGCTGATCGAGATCTACCTGCTGGTGCAGGTCGGTCAGGTCATCGGCGCCGGGTGGACGATCCTGCTGCTCGTCTTCGACAGCGTGGTCGGGGTGGCGCTGGTGCGCCGCGAGGGCACGCGCGCCTGGCGTGACCTGCAGGCGACCCTGCAGGCCGGACGCGCGCCCACCACCGGGCTGGCCGACGCAGCGCTGCTGCTCATCGGCGCCACGCTGTTGGTGACACCCGGTTTCCTGACCGACGCCATGGGCCTCCTGCTCGTGCTCCCGGTGACGCGGCCGTTGCTGCGGGGCGCGCTCGCGAGGCGGCTCTCAGCCCGGGTGCAGACGATGGGTGGTCCCGCGGGACGCTTCGGCGGCGTGACGTTCGGACCCACGGCCGAGCCGGGCGCGTACGGCCGCCCGGGCCCCGGCCGGGGTCGTACGCCCCGCGACGGGGTCGTCGAGGGAGTCGTCGTGGAGTCCCACGAGGACGGGCAGGACCCGCCCGAGGCGGAGCGTCCTCCGGACGCGACAGCGCCCCGCCGCTGA
- a CDS encoding RNA polymerase-binding protein RbpA codes for MAERTLRGARLGGQSFEDERGIEFAARQQIAYKCPRDHEFEITMSTEADVPATWECPRCGEVSMNVQGIEPEKKAEKPARTHWDMLLERRSEKELEDILAERIDLLRTGQIGPAHLHRRTKKSRAS; via the coding sequence ATGGCAGAGAGGACACTGCGAGGCGCACGCCTCGGAGGGCAGTCGTTCGAGGACGAGCGCGGCATCGAGTTCGCCGCCCGTCAGCAGATCGCCTACAAGTGCCCCAGGGACCACGAGTTCGAGATCACCATGTCGACCGAGGCCGACGTGCCGGCGACCTGGGAGTGCCCGCGCTGCGGCGAGGTCAGCATGAACGTGCAGGGCATCGAGCCGGAGAAGAAGGCCGAGAAGCCCGCGCGTACGCACTGGGACATGCTGCTCGAGCGTCGCTCCGAGAAGGAGCTCGAAGACATCCTCGCCGAGCGCATCGACTTGCTCCGCACCGGGCAGATCGGTCCGGCGCACCTGCACCGTCGTACGAAGAAGTCACGCGCTTCCTGA
- a CDS encoding MFS transporter — MSSRATTAPPPESPERRAEQRAWYWYDWANSAYYTSVVTVLFAPYIIAVAGDAAEAAGTDRVSLLGLSVAPGALPSYLITMTTVLSAVLLPLLGPVVDRVVRKRLLLGGLAWTGAAFGSLLWFARDGNWQIGAIALVGANLAFAGSVVVQDSILPLISSTERRDAVSSRGWAFGYLGGGLLLALNLVVVTAHEAIGLTEGEAVRVGMLSAVVWWAGFTIIPVVRLRDHPPVELSERRRPSGGIVSQSFGQLAGTLRELPRYPMALLFLLAYLFFNDGIQTVIASASTYGAEELDFGQSVLIATILLVQFVAFAGALVFGRLAARIGAKHAILLGLAIWGGIVTAALVVPAGALVPFLVLAVAIGVVLGGCQALARSYFSVLIPVGKEAEYFAFYHAADRGTSWLGTLTFGVVFQITGSYRPAMFALIAFFGLGALLLSRVDTERGMRDAARSASAR; from the coding sequence GTGAGCAGCCGGGCCACCACGGCTCCGCCGCCCGAGTCGCCGGAACGCCGGGCGGAGCAGCGCGCCTGGTACTGGTACGACTGGGCCAACTCGGCGTACTACACCTCGGTCGTCACGGTGCTCTTCGCGCCGTACATCATCGCGGTCGCGGGCGATGCGGCGGAGGCCGCGGGAACCGACCGGGTGAGCCTGCTGGGTCTGTCGGTGGCTCCGGGCGCGCTGCCGTCGTACCTCATCACGATGACCACGGTGCTCTCGGCCGTCCTGCTGCCCCTGCTCGGACCGGTCGTCGACAGGGTGGTGCGCAAGCGGCTGCTGCTCGGCGGTCTCGCCTGGACCGGTGCGGCGTTCGGGTCGCTGCTGTGGTTCGCGCGCGACGGCAACTGGCAGATCGGGGCGATCGCGCTGGTGGGAGCGAACCTGGCGTTCGCGGGATCGGTGGTCGTGCAGGACTCGATCCTGCCGCTGATCTCCTCCACCGAGCGACGCGACGCGGTCTCCTCGCGCGGATGGGCGTTCGGCTACCTCGGCGGTGGGCTGCTGCTGGCCCTGAACCTCGTCGTGGTGACCGCGCACGAGGCGATCGGCCTCACCGAGGGCGAAGCGGTGCGGGTGGGGATGCTCTCGGCGGTCGTGTGGTGGGCGGGGTTCACGATCATCCCCGTCGTGCGACTGCGCGACCACCCGCCGGTGGAGCTGAGCGAGCGGCGCCGTCCCTCCGGCGGCATCGTCTCGCAGAGCTTCGGGCAGCTCGCCGGCACGTTGCGCGAGCTCCCCCGCTACCCGATGGCACTGCTGTTCCTCCTGGCGTACCTCTTCTTCAACGACGGCATCCAGACCGTGATCGCCTCGGCCTCGACCTACGGTGCCGAGGAGCTCGACTTCGGGCAGTCGGTGCTGATCGCGACGATCCTGCTGGTGCAGTTCGTCGCCTTCGCCGGCGCGCTCGTCTTCGGACGGCTGGCGGCGCGCATCGGGGCCAAGCACGCCATCCTGCTGGGTCTGGCGATCTGGGGCGGCATCGTGACCGCGGCCCTCGTGGTGCCCGCCGGGGCGCTGGTGCCCTTCCTCGTGCTCGCCGTCGCCATCGGCGTCGTGCTCGGGGGCTGTCAGGCGCTCGCGCGGTCGTACTTCTCGGTGCTCATCCCGGTGGGCAAGGAGGCGGAGTACTTCGCCTTCTACCACGCAGCCGACCGTGGCACCTCCTGGCTCGGCACGCTCACCTTCGGCGTGGTCTTCCAGATCACGGGCTCCTACCGGCCGGCGATGTTCGCGCTGATCGCGTTCTTCGGCCTCGGCGCGCTGCTGCTCTCCCGAGTGGACACCGAGCGCGGCATGCGGGACGCTGCCCGCTCCGCATCAGCGCGCTGA
- a CDS encoding glycerophosphodiester phosphodiesterase, whose amino-acid sequence MAFAHRGGAGHPELEGLENTAAAFRHAVALGYDCLETDVHLSRDGVLLVFHDDVLDRVTDLTGAIAGLDLAEVRRALIGGREPVPTFAEVLEEFPDVRFNIDIKSPAAAVPLADAVLRRGAEHRVCVGSFSARVLRAFRRATGGRVATSAHPVEVAAWRFAPPRAARLLEGGDFGVFQVPARRGPVDVVTPAFVRRAHAAGKHVHVWTVDEAEEMHRLLDLGVDGLFTDRTDTLRSVLIERGAWRGPV is encoded by the coding sequence ATGGCCTTCGCGCACCGCGGGGGTGCGGGGCACCCGGAGCTGGAGGGGTTGGAGAACACCGCGGCCGCCTTCCGGCACGCCGTGGCTCTCGGCTACGACTGCCTGGAGACCGACGTGCACCTGAGCCGCGACGGGGTGCTGCTGGTCTTCCACGACGACGTGCTGGACCGCGTGACCGACCTGACCGGGGCGATCGCCGGCCTGGACCTCGCGGAGGTGCGTCGCGCCCTGATCGGGGGTCGGGAGCCGGTGCCGACCTTCGCGGAGGTGCTCGAGGAGTTCCCCGACGTCCGCTTCAACATCGACATCAAGTCCCCGGCGGCCGCGGTGCCGCTCGCGGACGCCGTGCTGCGGCGCGGTGCCGAGCACCGCGTGTGCGTCGGCTCCTTCTCCGCGCGGGTGCTGCGGGCGTTCAGACGCGCCACCGGGGGTCGTGTCGCGACCTCGGCACACCCGGTCGAGGTCGCCGCGTGGCGCTTCGCCCCACCGCGGGCCGCACGGCTCCTGGAGGGTGGCGACTTCGGCGTCTTCCAGGTGCCGGCCCGACGGGGTCCGGTCGACGTCGTGACGCCGGCCTTCGTACGCCGCGCCCACGCCGCCGGCAAGCACGTGCACGTGTGGACCGTCGACGAGGCCGAGGAGATGCACAGGCTGCTCGACCTCGGCGTGGACGGTCTCTTCACCGACCGCACCGACACGCTGCGGTCGGTGCTCATCGAGCGTGGCGCCTGGAGAGGACCGGTGTGA
- a CDS encoding UDP-N-acetylglucosamine 1-carboxyvinyltransferase, whose product MTDDHRQRIGHLIRDARYHRGWTQRQLSEELGMDEGAVARVEQGHQELTFDMLARIGQVLDSQLVSLGSGPVHLRVSGPTRLSGSIDVKTSKNAGVALLCASLLNKGRTTLRKVARIEEVNRLLEVLDSIGVETRWLNAQNDLEIVPPAELDLSAIDETAARRTRSIIMFLGPLLHREQRFDLPYAGGCDLGERTVEPHMSALRPFGLEVKPSDGAYQAEVTPGTGPARPIVLTERGDTVTENALMAAALHPGTTVIRNASSNYMVQDLCFYLQELGVGVEGIGSTTLTVTGRQEIDVDVDYAPSEDPIEAMSLITAAIVTDSEVTVRRVPIEFMEIELAVLEEMGFRYELSQEYVAGNGRTRLVDVTTKPGPLRAPLDKIHPLPFPGLNIDNLPFFAAIAAVAEGQTLLHDWVYENRAIYLTELNKLGGDVKLMDPHRVMIQGPTHWSGAELMCPPALRPAVVILLAMLACKGTSVLRSVYVINRGYEDLADRLNALGASIEIFRD is encoded by the coding sequence ATGACCGACGACCACCGTCAGCGCATCGGCCACCTGATCCGCGACGCCCGCTACCACCGCGGATGGACCCAGCGGCAGCTCTCCGAGGAGCTGGGCATGGACGAGGGCGCGGTGGCGCGTGTCGAGCAGGGCCACCAGGAGCTCACCTTCGACATGCTCGCCCGCATCGGCCAGGTGCTCGACTCCCAGCTCGTGTCCCTGGGGTCCGGGCCCGTGCACCTGCGTGTCTCCGGACCGACCCGCCTCAGCGGGTCCATCGACGTCAAGACCTCCAAGAACGCCGGCGTCGCCCTGCTGTGCGCCAGCCTGCTGAACAAGGGCCGCACGACGCTGCGCAAGGTCGCGCGCATCGAGGAGGTCAACCGGCTGCTCGAGGTGCTGGACTCGATCGGCGTCGAGACGCGTTGGCTGAACGCGCAGAACGACCTCGAGATCGTGCCGCCGGCCGAGCTCGACCTCAGCGCGATCGACGAGACCGCCGCGCGGCGTACGCGCTCGATCATCATGTTCCTCGGCCCGCTGCTGCACCGCGAGCAGCGCTTCGACCTCCCGTACGCCGGTGGTTGCGACCTCGGCGAGCGCACCGTCGAGCCGCACATGAGCGCCCTGCGTCCCTTCGGTCTGGAGGTCAAGCCCTCCGACGGCGCCTACCAGGCCGAGGTCACCCCGGGCACCGGCCCGGCGCGGCCCATCGTGCTCACCGAGCGGGGCGACACCGTCACCGAGAACGCCCTGATGGCAGCGGCGCTCCACCCGGGCACCACCGTCATCCGCAACGCCTCCTCCAACTACATGGTCCAGGACCTCTGCTTCTACCTCCAGGAGCTCGGGGTCGGGGTCGAGGGCATCGGGTCGACCACGCTGACCGTCACCGGACGCCAGGAGATCGACGTCGACGTCGACTACGCGCCCAGCGAGGACCCGATCGAGGCGATGAGCCTCATCACCGCCGCGATCGTGACCGACTCCGAGGTCACCGTGCGCCGGGTGCCGATCGAGTTCATGGAGATCGAGCTCGCCGTGCTCGAGGAGATGGGCTTCCGCTACGAGCTGAGCCAGGAGTACGTCGCCGGCAACGGGCGGACGCGGCTGGTCGACGTCACCACCAAGCCCGGTCCGCTGCGCGCGCCGCTGGACAAGATCCACCCGCTGCCGTTCCCCGGCCTCAACATCGACAACCTGCCCTTCTTCGCCGCCATCGCCGCGGTCGCCGAGGGCCAGACGCTGCTGCACGACTGGGTGTACGAGAACCGCGCGATCTACCTCACCGAGCTCAACAAGCTGGGCGGCGACGTGAAGCTGATGGACCCCCACCGCGTGATGATCCAGGGCCCGACGCACTGGTCCGGCGCCGAGCTGATGTGCCCGCCGGCCCTGCGCCCCGCCGTGGTCATCCTGCTCGCGATGCTGGCCTGCAAGGGCACCTCGGTGCTGCGCTCGGTGTACGTGATCAACCGCGGTTACGAGGACCTCGCCGACCGGCTCAACGCCCTGGGCGCGAGCATCGAGATCTTCCGCGACTGA
- a CDS encoding alkaline phosphatase family protein has translation MNEETGITGDARLVLGPLLRYTDTTTAAVWVQTSDDADVAVVTDQGTWTARTFAVHGHHYALVEVEGLAPGSAPAYEVTVAGRHVWPPPPDPDLPLPPPVLATLEPDKPLRLAFASCRTSVAHDEEGNRTHGVDALRAYALAMAGITEPPGTMRWPDAALFLGDQVYADETTEPMHDFIAARRDIEQPPGEELADFTEYAELYRLAWSDPANRWLLSTLPTAMIFDDHDVRDDWNTSLPWLQEVRAEEWWHGRIVAGLASYWVYQHLGNLSPAQRAADEIYRVVLDHDGAEELDLSETLDAFAERVDRAPETYRWSFVREVAGCRLVVVDSRAGRLLREDRREMLDDVEMEWLDGQLTGDVEHLLIGTSIPFLLPTGLHHIEAFDEALAEGAWGPRWARVGERIRQGVDLEHWAAFQSSFQRVCGMVAEVATGSRGAAPRTVTFLSGDVHHSYVAEVVDLGDGRGSGVPDRSTVVQAVCSPMRNPLHRVYRHVTFALAYGVADVIGRVTRRTRTAPRSPWRWDQKAGPWFENNIATLDVTASGLRMWWATGDVVDDDHGRPVLRLAADVHVDETGVRTVR, from the coding sequence ATGAACGAGGAGACCGGGATCACCGGCGACGCCCGTCTGGTGCTGGGACCGCTGCTGCGGTACACCGACACGACGACGGCCGCGGTGTGGGTCCAGACCAGCGACGACGCCGACGTGGCGGTCGTCACCGACCAGGGCACCTGGACGGCGCGCACCTTCGCCGTCCACGGCCACCACTACGCGCTGGTCGAGGTCGAGGGACTCGCGCCGGGCAGCGCCCCGGCGTACGAGGTGACCGTCGCGGGCCGGCACGTCTGGCCGCCCCCGCCCGATCCCGACCTCCCGTTGCCGCCCCCGGTGCTCGCGACGCTGGAGCCCGACAAGCCGTTGCGCCTGGCCTTCGCCTCGTGCCGCACCTCGGTCGCGCACGACGAGGAGGGCAACCGCACCCACGGCGTCGACGCCCTGCGGGCGTACGCGCTCGCGATGGCCGGCATCACCGAGCCCCCGGGCACGATGCGCTGGCCCGACGCGGCCCTGTTCCTCGGCGACCAGGTGTACGCCGACGAGACCACCGAGCCGATGCACGACTTCATCGCCGCGCGGCGTGACATCGAGCAGCCGCCGGGGGAGGAGCTCGCGGACTTCACCGAGTACGCCGAGCTGTACCGCCTCGCCTGGAGCGACCCGGCGAACCGCTGGCTGCTCTCGACGTTGCCGACCGCGATGATCTTCGACGACCACGACGTCCGCGACGACTGGAACACCTCGCTGCCGTGGCTGCAGGAGGTGCGCGCCGAGGAGTGGTGGCACGGTCGCATCGTGGCCGGCCTCGCGTCGTACTGGGTCTACCAGCACCTCGGCAACCTCTCACCGGCCCAGCGGGCGGCGGACGAGATCTACCGCGTGGTGCTCGATCACGACGGCGCCGAGGAGCTGGACCTCTCCGAGACCCTCGACGCCTTCGCCGAGCGCGTCGACCGTGCGCCGGAGACCTACCGGTGGTCCTTCGTCCGCGAGGTCGCCGGCTGCCGCCTGGTCGTCGTGGACTCCCGCGCCGGCCGACTGCTGCGCGAGGACCGCCGCGAGATGCTCGACGACGTCGAGATGGAGTGGCTGGACGGCCAGCTGACCGGCGACGTGGAGCACCTGCTCATCGGCACCTCGATCCCGTTCCTGCTGCCGACCGGCCTGCACCACATCGAGGCCTTCGACGAGGCGCTGGCCGAGGGCGCGTGGGGCCCGCGGTGGGCACGCGTGGGCGAGCGCATCCGCCAGGGGGTCGACCTCGAGCACTGGGCGGCCTTCCAGAGCAGCTTCCAGCGGGTCTGCGGCATGGTCGCCGAGGTCGCGACCGGCTCCCGCGGAGCCGCGCCCCGCACCGTCACCTTCCTCTCCGGCGACGTCCACCACAGCTACGTCGCCGAGGTCGTCGACCTGGGTGACGGCCGCGGCTCCGGGGTCCCCGACCGCAGCACCGTCGTGCAGGCCGTCTGCTCACCGATGCGCAACCCCCTGCACCGGGTCTACCGCCACGTCACCTTCGCGCTCGCCTACGGCGTCGCCGACGTCATCGGCCGCGTCACCCGGCGTACGAGGACCGCGCCCCGGTCACCGTGGCGCTGGGACCAGAAGGCAGGACCCTGGTTCGAGAACAACATCGCGACGTTGGACGTCACCGCGTCCGGGTTGCGGATGTGGTGGGCGACCGGAGACGTGGTCGACGACGACCACGGCCGACCGGTGCTGCGCCTGGCCGCGGACGTGCACGTCGACGAGACCGGCGTACGCACGGTGCGCTGA
- a CDS encoding DUF3072 domain-containing protein codes for MTDSNISSNQTPTTNEPIEREPLGAARPEDADTSAQKDPAAWVTGDEPMTEAQRSYLDTLAREAGEQLDPTMSKAEASSHIERLQAATGRGDG; via the coding sequence ATGACCGATTCGAACATCTCTTCGAACCAGACCCCGACGACCAACGAGCCGATCGAGCGCGAGCCGCTCGGTGCCGCCCGTCCCGAGGACGCGGACACCTCGGCGCAGAAGGACCCTGCCGCCTGGGTCACCGGAGACGAGCCGATGACCGAGGCGCAGCGCAGCTACCTCGACACCCTCGCCCGGGAGGCCGGCGAGCAGCTCGACCCGACGATGAGCAAGGCCGAGGCCTCCTCGCACATCGAGCGTCTCCAGGCAGCGACGGGCCGCGGCGACGGCTGA